A single genomic interval of Amycolatopsis albispora harbors:
- a CDS encoding phosphatase PAP2 family protein: MSRELYDLVTGLAADSPWLVQALFEVGTNGAVLALMALACLLCRRARADRHVLASVLLTAVATAIAYLLSELLKLLVAQDRPCRGSTVALEACPPVGDWSFPSNHTVIATAITTGLLTLWRRHPGTAALAVLLAAFAGFSRVFVGVHYPHDVLAGIALGAVVALAVVLPFRALAAERVPSFSRSRT; this comes from the coding sequence GTGAGCCGCGAACTCTACGACCTGGTCACCGGGCTCGCCGCCGACAGCCCCTGGCTGGTCCAGGCGCTGTTCGAGGTCGGCACGAACGGTGCCGTTCTCGCGCTGATGGCGCTCGCGTGCCTGCTCTGCCGGCGGGCCAGGGCCGACCGCCACGTGCTGGCGTCGGTCCTGCTCACCGCGGTCGCGACGGCGATCGCCTACCTGCTCAGCGAACTGCTGAAGCTGCTCGTCGCGCAGGACCGCCCGTGCCGCGGCTCGACGGTCGCGCTGGAGGCCTGCCCGCCGGTCGGCGACTGGTCGTTCCCCAGCAACCACACGGTCATCGCCACCGCCATCACCACCGGTCTGCTGACCCTGTGGCGCCGCCACCCCGGCACCGCCGCGCTCGCCGTCCTGCTCGCCGCCTTCGCCGGGTTTTCGCGGGTTTTTGTCGGCGTGCACTACCCGCACGACGTGCTGGCCGGGATCGCGCTCGGCGCGGTGGTCGCGCTGGCCGTGGTGCTGCCGTTCCGCGCGCTCGCCGCCGAGCGCGTTCCCAGCTTTTCGAGGAGCCGTACATGA
- a CDS encoding ABC transporter permease subunit, whose amino-acid sequence MNPANHTVHAEWTKFHSVRSTWWSVATTVVLMIGYAGLAALSVRLGGDEGLTAQGAVVGGTFYLGQFAVVTLATLVITSEYATGSIRATLQWMPRRGGVLLAKAAVLAPVAFVLGVLCAGVGVAIAIPLIDGYGPPTSAGGAVQTTLATGGYFALLSLFCLGVGTALRSTAGTITVVTLILLMVPILLGGLGLDAVTQFFPGLAGTNAMVSGVSPVLGLPMPYPSWLGLPICAVWSAGALALGHVLLRKRDAA is encoded by the coding sequence ATGAACCCCGCGAACCACACCGTCCACGCCGAATGGACCAAGTTCCACTCCGTCCGCTCGACCTGGTGGAGCGTGGCCACCACGGTGGTGCTGATGATCGGTTACGCCGGGCTGGCCGCGCTTTCGGTCCGGCTCGGCGGTGACGAGGGGCTGACCGCGCAGGGCGCCGTGGTCGGCGGCACCTTCTACCTCGGGCAGTTCGCCGTGGTCACGCTCGCCACGCTGGTGATCACCAGCGAGTACGCCACCGGCTCGATCCGGGCGACGCTGCAGTGGATGCCCCGGCGCGGTGGGGTGCTGCTGGCCAAGGCGGCCGTGCTGGCGCCGGTGGCGTTCGTGCTCGGCGTGCTCTGCGCGGGCGTCGGAGTGGCGATCGCCATTCCGCTGATCGACGGTTACGGCCCGCCGACGTCGGCGGGCGGCGCGGTGCAGACCACGCTGGCGACGGGTGGTTACTTCGCCCTGCTCAGCCTGTTCTGCCTCGGCGTCGGCACGGCACTGCGCAGCACGGCGGGCACCATCACGGTGGTCACGCTGATCCTGCTGATGGTGCCGATCCTGCTCGGCGGGCTCGGCCTGGACGCGGTGACGCAGTTCTTCCCCGGTCTCGCCGGCACCAACGCGATGGTCTCGGGGGTGAGCCCGGTGCTCGGGCTGCCCATGCCCTACCCGTCCTGGCTGGGGCTGCCGATCTGCGCGGTCTGGTCAGCGGGGGCGCTGGCGCTCGGGCACGTCCTCCTGCGCAAGCGCGATGCCGCGTAG
- a CDS encoding TetR/AcrR family transcriptional regulator encodes MVAERVAVLGDAAIEVLAEQGMRGLTHRAVDTAAALPAGSTSYYARTREALLELALTRMAELDEVELPEVQEPVSVAKLTAGFLHASITTGRTRTLARYEFALEATRRPVLREIYDRIGAKYRAQLKASMVALGSPEPERHARLMMAWCEGVLFDSLAGTGAAEPPTLAELERSSEEVLRGIALAQEDVPERQRPR; translated from the coding sequence ATGGTGGCGGAACGCGTCGCGGTGCTCGGGGACGCGGCGATCGAGGTGCTGGCCGAGCAGGGCATGCGCGGGCTGACCCACCGCGCGGTCGACACCGCGGCCGCGCTGCCCGCCGGGTCCACCTCCTACTACGCGCGGACCAGGGAGGCGCTGCTGGAGCTGGCGCTGACCCGGATGGCCGAGCTGGACGAGGTCGAGCTGCCGGAGGTCCAGGAACCCGTGTCGGTGGCCAAGCTCACCGCTGGCTTCCTGCACGCGTCGATCACCACGGGCCGCACGCGCACGCTCGCGCGGTACGAGTTCGCGCTGGAGGCCACCCGGCGGCCGGTGCTGCGGGAGATCTACGACCGGATCGGCGCGAAGTACCGGGCGCAGCTCAAGGCGAGCATGGTGGCGCTCGGGTCGCCGGAACCCGAGCGCCACGCGCGCCTGATGATGGCCTGGTGCGAGGGCGTCCTGTTCGACTCGCTGGCCGGTACCGGCGCCGCCGAGCCGCCCACGCTGGCCGAGTTGGAGCGGTCGAGCGAGGAGGTCCTACGCGGCATCGCGCTTGCGCAGGAGGACGTGCCCGAGCGCCAGCGCCCCCGCTGA
- a CDS encoding FAD-dependent monooxygenase, producing MRGTALVAGGGIGGLSAAIGLRKAGWEVRVLERAPEFTAVGAGISLWPNALRALTELGLGPRLDPLLTPQTSGGLLDQDGRWLTRWDAAVFERALGRPLVGIHRAHLLELLLDALPDDCLEPGTTVGSAAELDADLVVGADGIHSRLRAELHPGHPQPVYTGTTAFRGVTARTDDVKLGVTMGPGVELGVVPLAGGDVYWYAAVSAPEGSTVDDPKAYLLDRFTGWRSKVPDLVARTETVLHHDIHWLAEPLPCYVGGNVALLGDAAHAMPPFLGQGGCQSIEDAVVLAAAAARHDSVAAVLAHYDRERRPRSQRIARNSARMGRFGQQLEHPLAVRARNTLVRLLPVSLSVRGSIRMSDWTPPRIGAQSPTSPAS from the coding sequence ATGCGCGGCACGGCGCTGGTGGCCGGTGGCGGGATCGGCGGCTTGTCCGCGGCGATCGGCCTGCGCAAAGCGGGCTGGGAGGTGCGGGTGCTCGAACGCGCGCCCGAGTTCACCGCGGTCGGCGCCGGGATCAGCCTGTGGCCGAACGCGCTGCGCGCGCTCACCGAACTCGGCCTCGGCCCGCGGCTCGACCCGCTGCTCACCCCGCAGACCTCGGGCGGTCTGCTCGACCAGGACGGGCGCTGGCTGACCCGGTGGGACGCGGCGGTGTTCGAACGCGCGCTGGGCCGCCCGCTGGTCGGCATCCACCGCGCCCACCTGCTCGAACTGCTGCTCGACGCGCTGCCGGACGACTGCCTCGAGCCGGGCACCACGGTCGGCTCCGCCGCCGAGCTGGACGCGGACCTGGTGGTCGGCGCGGACGGCATTCACAGCCGCCTGCGCGCCGAACTGCACCCCGGCCACCCGCAGCCGGTCTACACCGGGACCACCGCCTTCCGGGGGGTCACCGCGCGCACCGACGACGTCAAGCTCGGTGTCACCATGGGGCCGGGTGTCGAACTCGGCGTGGTCCCGCTCGCCGGCGGCGACGTGTACTGGTACGCCGCGGTGAGCGCCCCGGAAGGCTCCACTGTGGACGATCCGAAGGCGTACCTGCTCGACCGGTTCACCGGCTGGCGGTCGAAGGTGCCCGACCTGGTCGCCCGCACGGAAACCGTGCTGCACCACGACATCCACTGGCTGGCCGAGCCGTTGCCGTGCTACGTCGGCGGCAACGTGGCACTGCTCGGCGACGCCGCCCACGCCATGCCGCCGTTCCTCGGTCAGGGCGGCTGTCAGTCCATTGAGGACGCCGTGGTGCTGGCCGCGGCCGCCGCACGCCACGACAGCGTGGCCGCCGTGCTGGCGCACTACGACCGCGAACGACGGCCACGCAGCCAGCGCATCGCCCGCAACTCGGCCAGGATGGGCCGGTTCGGGCAGCAGCTCGAGCATCCACTCGCCGTGCGGGCACGCAACACGCTGGTCCGCCTGCTGCCGGTGAGCCTGAGCGTGCGCGGCTCGATCAGGATGTCCGACTGGACGCCACCGCGGATCGGCGCTCAGTCCCCGACGAGCCCGGCCTCGTAG
- a CDS encoding response regulator: MIRVLVADDEPMIRAGVAAILASDEQIEVVAEAADGREAVERVRSVRPDVALLDIRMPNLDGLSAAEQIRRLVPETAVIMLTTFSEDEYIGRALAAGAGGFLLKSGDPRELVAGVRAVADGAAFLSPKVAHRVIAQLSGERLTRAAAAREQIAGLTGREREVLALVGAGMSNADIAGKLFVVEGTVKAYVSTILSRLGAKNRVQAAIVAYEAGLVGD, from the coding sequence TTGATCCGCGTGCTGGTGGCCGACGACGAGCCGATGATCAGGGCCGGTGTGGCCGCGATCCTGGCGTCGGACGAGCAGATCGAGGTGGTGGCCGAGGCCGCCGACGGCCGGGAGGCGGTGGAGCGGGTGCGCTCGGTGCGGCCCGACGTCGCGCTGCTGGACATCCGCATGCCGAACCTCGACGGGCTGTCCGCCGCCGAGCAGATCCGGCGGCTGGTCCCGGAAACCGCGGTGATCATGCTGACCACCTTCTCCGAGGACGAGTACATCGGCCGCGCGCTGGCCGCCGGGGCGGGCGGGTTCCTGCTCAAGTCCGGTGATCCGCGGGAACTGGTGGCCGGGGTGCGCGCGGTGGCGGACGGGGCCGCGTTCCTGTCGCCGAAGGTGGCCCACCGGGTGATCGCGCAGCTGTCCGGTGAGCGCCTCACCAGGGCGGCCGCGGCCCGCGAGCAGATCGCCGGGCTGACCGGCCGCGAGCGCGAGGTGCTGGCGCTGGTCGGGGCCGGAATGTCCAATGCGGACATCGCGGGCAAGTTGTTCGTGGTGGAGGGCACGGTCAAGGCCTACGTCAGCACGATCCTGAGCAGGCTGGGCGCGAAGAACCGGGTGCAGGCGGCGATCGTGGCCTACGAGGCCGGGCTCGTCGGGGACTGA
- a CDS encoding histidine kinase encodes MRDEKRGRWGRLLDVLVWALLCALLTYESRTAEFPAELIAGLVAITVAMATAWRLPLVALAVACVSSTGVLFNFGGRVPLWPILLMIVVGFFAGRRAGELRPALVVFAGAALVGLPVALVVSADGVAGWGTMVATMVCAAGFTWQLGRYFRLREDLVRNGWERAEQLETQQRIVAEEARLRERARIAADMHDSLGHELSLLALRAGALEMAPELSERRRAEAGALRQSAGVATERLHEIIGMLREDETAPMEPVGEDIAALVERARASGLRISADLALAEDVPPMVDRAAYRVVQEALTNVAKHAPGAAAAVRVHHADGETVVSVRNDPPPAGPLPGRPGGRRGLTGLRERVRLVGGTLEAGPGPHGFEVRARLPHDAAPMADSTATEAERSEAARALDLGRRQANRTLLVGLGVPISLLAVFAGVSAVFYTHDWFTSKLDATAYHRMEPGQQRADLAAVLPSRQKQYRAKLPEPPVPDGAVCEYYGTDEGLLEFSDHAYRLCFRDGRLAGKDLIADEEEQR; translated from the coding sequence GTGCGGGACGAGAAACGCGGCAGGTGGGGGCGGCTGCTCGACGTGCTCGTCTGGGCGCTGCTGTGCGCGCTGTTGACCTACGAGAGCCGGACCGCGGAGTTCCCGGCCGAGCTGATCGCGGGGCTGGTCGCGATCACCGTGGCGATGGCGACGGCCTGGCGGCTGCCGCTGGTCGCGCTGGCCGTGGCCTGCGTTTCGAGCACCGGTGTGCTGTTCAACTTCGGCGGGCGCGTGCCGTTGTGGCCGATCCTGCTGATGATCGTGGTCGGCTTCTTCGCCGGGCGCCGGGCCGGGGAACTGCGGCCCGCGCTGGTGGTCTTCGCCGGGGCCGCGCTGGTGGGCCTGCCGGTCGCGCTGGTGGTCAGCGCGGACGGCGTGGCCGGCTGGGGCACGATGGTGGCCACCATGGTCTGCGCGGCGGGGTTCACCTGGCAGCTGGGCCGGTACTTCCGGTTGCGCGAGGACCTGGTGCGCAACGGCTGGGAACGCGCCGAGCAGTTGGAGACCCAGCAGCGGATCGTCGCCGAGGAGGCGCGCCTGCGTGAGCGCGCGCGGATCGCGGCCGACATGCACGACTCGCTCGGGCACGAGCTGAGCCTGCTGGCGTTGCGGGCCGGTGCGCTGGAAATGGCGCCGGAGCTGTCCGAACGGCGGCGGGCGGAGGCGGGGGCGCTGCGGCAGAGCGCGGGCGTGGCCACCGAGCGGCTGCACGAGATCATCGGCATGCTGCGCGAGGACGAGACCGCGCCGATGGAACCCGTCGGCGAGGACATCGCCGCGTTGGTCGAGCGGGCGCGCGCGTCCGGCCTGCGGATCAGCGCCGACCTGGCGCTCGCCGAGGACGTGCCGCCGATGGTCGACCGCGCGGCCTACCGCGTGGTGCAGGAAGCGCTGACCAACGTGGCCAAGCACGCGCCGGGAGCCGCCGCGGCGGTGCGCGTCCACCACGCCGACGGCGAAACCGTGGTGTCCGTGCGCAACGACCCGCCACCCGCCGGGCCGCTGCCCGGTCGTCCGGGCGGCCGTCGCGGGCTGACCGGCCTGCGTGAGCGCGTGCGGCTGGTCGGCGGCACGCTCGAAGCCGGGCCGGGACCGCACGGGTTCGAGGTGCGCGCACGGCTGCCGCACGACGCCGCGCCGATGGCCGACAGCACGGCGACCGAAGCCGAACGGTCCGAGGCGGCCCGCGCGCTCGACCTCGGGCGCCGCCAGGCGAACCGCACGCTCCTGGTCGGGCTCGGCGTGCCGATTTCATTGCTGGCGGTGTTCGCCGGGGTCAGCGCGGTGTTCTACACGCACGACTGGTTCACCTCGAAGCTCGACGCGACCGCCTACCACCGCATGGAACCCGGGCAGCAGCGCGCCGACCTGGCCGCGGTGCTGCCGTCACGCCAGAAGCAGTACCGCGCGAAACTGCCGGAGCCGCCGGTGCCCGATGGCGCGGTCTGCGAGTACTACGGCACCGACGAGGGCCTGCTGGAGTTCAGCGACCACGCGTACCGGCTGTGCTTCCGCGACGGCAGACTGGCCGGCAAGGACCTGATCGCCGACGAGGAGGAGCAGCGTTGA
- a CDS encoding glycosyltransferase, protein MDALLLTYGSQGDVQPFVALAEALRAAGHGVRLAGPARSAKLAGDLEYRPITDALIEAVDTDEVRRARDSGKGAGAVARSLRAVKAAAREALDDSWSAAADGADVIVHHPITAGHHLAEKLGVPSVLASLFPTNVPTGEFPCATAPVRLPKALNRLTYRLDGLAGLALRGTIDDWRGSLGLPKRRGRHDFLRDPRGEHVTVLNAFSRHVVPPPADWPDSVHTTGYWFLPASAEWTPPAELTAFLDAGEPPVCVTFGSLVGADPARTARTVLAAVRQAGVRAILVAGWGGLAVDEVPDDVLVVDQVPYDWLFPRVAAVVSHSGAGTSSAAAAAGRPQVGIPMDVEQPMWAARLHGLGVSPAPIPYGELAEDQLAAALRAVTTEPAYAARAAELGELINAEGGAAEAVEVLERRMS, encoded by the coding sequence ATGGACGCGCTGCTGCTGACCTACGGGTCACAGGGGGACGTGCAGCCGTTCGTCGCGCTGGCCGAGGCGTTGCGCGCGGCCGGGCACGGTGTCCGGCTCGCCGGACCGGCCCGGTCCGCGAAACTGGCCGGTGACCTCGAATACCGGCCGATCACCGACGCGCTGATCGAGGCCGTCGACACCGACGAGGTGCGGCGGGCCAGGGACAGCGGCAAGGGCGCCGGCGCGGTCGCGCGCTCGTTGCGGGCGGTCAAGGCGGCGGCCCGCGAGGCGCTGGACGACAGCTGGTCGGCGGCCGCCGACGGCGCGGACGTGATCGTGCACCACCCGATCACCGCCGGGCACCACCTCGCCGAGAAGCTGGGCGTGCCGTCGGTGTTGGCGTCGTTGTTCCCGACCAACGTGCCGACCGGCGAGTTCCCGTGCGCGACCGCGCCCGTCCGCCTGCCGAAGGCGCTCAACCGGCTCACCTACCGCCTCGACGGGCTCGCCGGGCTCGCGCTGCGCGGCACCATCGACGACTGGCGCGGCTCGCTCGGCCTGCCCAAGCGCCGTGGCCGTCACGACTTCCTCCGCGACCCGCGTGGTGAGCACGTCACCGTGCTGAACGCGTTCAGCAGGCACGTGGTGCCACCGCCCGCCGACTGGCCGGATTCGGTGCACACCACGGGGTACTGGTTCCTTCCGGCGAGTGCCGAGTGGACGCCGCCCGCCGAGCTGACCGCCTTCCTCGACGCGGGCGAGCCGCCGGTGTGCGTCACCTTCGGCAGCCTGGTCGGCGCGGATCCGGCCAGAACGGCACGCACGGTGCTCGCGGCCGTTCGCCAGGCCGGGGTGCGGGCGATCCTGGTCGCTGGCTGGGGCGGGCTGGCGGTGGACGAGGTCCCCGACGACGTGCTTGTGGTCGACCAGGTGCCCTACGACTGGCTGTTCCCGAGGGTGGCCGCGGTGGTCAGCCACAGCGGCGCGGGCACCAGCTCGGCGGCGGCCGCCGCCGGTCGTCCGCAGGTCGGCATCCCGATGGACGTCGAGCAGCCGATGTGGGCCGCCCGGCTGCACGGTCTGGGCGTGAGCCCGGCGCCGATCCCGTACGGCGAGTTGGCCGAGGACCAGCTCGCTGCCGCACTGCGCGCGGTGACCACCGAACCGGCGTACGCGGCACGCGCCGCCGAACTGGGTGAACTGATCAACGCCGAGGGTGGTGCGGCCGAAGCCGTCGAGGTGCTCGAACGCCGGATGAGTTGA
- a CDS encoding dienelactone hydrolase family protein: protein MAPEIETSTVSVGPLSAYLARPEGGSASGMLLLPMITGIGAQVREYAHQLAERGITALTWDVWHGPSSDDTPIERLQELLAALDDENSLAEQTRLLDHLLGELGCTKAGVIGWCLGGRYALILAGQDDRLANAVAYHPTVPGETPPNHTVDAVAHTARIKAPVMMLYPGADSLVPHERFAELQAALQGRETGASIIHHYPGAEHGFSNRTRHGNEVNLHAYRLSWPQVLDFVSVTTA, encoded by the coding sequence ATGGCACCGGAGATCGAGACTTCGACCGTGTCCGTCGGCCCGCTGTCGGCCTACCTGGCCCGTCCGGAGGGCGGGAGCGCGAGCGGCATGCTGCTGCTCCCGATGATCACCGGCATCGGTGCGCAGGTCCGGGAGTACGCCCACCAACTCGCCGAACGCGGGATCACCGCGCTGACCTGGGACGTCTGGCACGGCCCCAGCAGCGACGACACCCCGATCGAACGCCTCCAGGAACTGCTGGCCGCACTGGACGACGAGAACTCGCTCGCCGAGCAGACCCGCCTGCTCGACCACCTGCTCGGCGAGCTGGGCTGCACCAAGGCGGGCGTGATCGGCTGGTGCCTCGGCGGCCGGTACGCGCTGATCCTCGCCGGTCAGGACGACCGCCTGGCCAACGCGGTCGCCTACCACCCGACGGTGCCCGGCGAGACCCCGCCAAACCACACCGTGGACGCCGTCGCGCACACCGCGCGGATCAAGGCGCCGGTGATGATGCTGTACCCGGGCGCTGATTCGCTGGTGCCGCACGAGCGCTTCGCCGAACTGCAAGCCGCGCTCCAGGGCCGCGAGACCGGGGCGAGCATCATCCACCACTACCCGGGCGCCGAGCACGGCTTCAGCAACCGGACCCGGCACGGCAACGAGGTCAATCTCCACGCCTACCGGCTGTCCTGGCCGCAGGTGCTCGACTTCGTCAGCGTCACCACCGCCTGA
- the hutI gene encoding imidazolonepropionase, with protein sequence MASTLITGIGELTTNTGEKQRDVSVVIENDRIAWIGRGAPEADSRVDIGGRAMLPGWVDSHTHLVFAGDRTAEFEARMAGKPYTAGGISVTVEATRAASDEALADNLALHADEAARQGTTCLETKTGYGLSVEDEERSARIAAAVADEVTFLGAHLVPPGADAESYVDLVCGPMLEAVAPHVRWADVFCETGAFDEAQTDRVLAAASAAGLGLRVHGNQLGEGPGVRLAVQHGAASVDHCTYLSSSDVDALAGSSTVATLLPACDLSTRQPLAPARRLLDAGATVALASNANPGSSYTTSMAFCVATAVLQMGLSIDEAVWAATAGGARALRREDVGYVRAGARADLHVLDAPSVTHLAYRPGVPLTWAVWRRGVLVGSGPGHESR encoded by the coding sequence GTGGCGAGCACACTGATCACCGGCATTGGCGAGCTGACCACCAACACCGGGGAGAAGCAGCGGGACGTCTCGGTGGTGATCGAGAACGACCGGATCGCGTGGATCGGGCGGGGTGCGCCCGAGGCCGATTCCCGGGTGGACATCGGCGGGCGCGCGATGCTGCCCGGGTGGGTGGACAGCCACACGCACCTGGTCTTCGCCGGTGACCGCACCGCCGAGTTCGAGGCTCGGATGGCGGGAAAGCCTTATACGGCAGGCGGAATCTCGGTGACCGTGGAGGCGACGCGCGCGGCCTCGGATGAAGCCTTGGCGGACAACCTCGCCTTGCACGCGGACGAGGCGGCTCGGCAGGGGACGACCTGCCTGGAGACGAAGACGGGGTACGGCCTGAGCGTCGAGGACGAGGAACGCTCGGCCCGGATCGCCGCCGCGGTCGCCGACGAGGTGACCTTCCTGGGCGCGCACCTGGTCCCACCCGGTGCGGACGCGGAGTCCTATGTGGACCTGGTGTGCGGGCCGATGCTGGAGGCGGTGGCGCCGCACGTGCGCTGGGCGGACGTGTTCTGCGAGACCGGTGCCTTCGACGAGGCGCAGACGGACCGGGTGTTGGCGGCGGCTTCGGCGGCCGGGCTCGGGTTGCGGGTGCACGGGAACCAGCTGGGGGAGGGGCCGGGGGTGCGGCTGGCCGTCCAGCACGGGGCGGCGAGCGTGGACCACTGCACGTACCTGTCTTCGTCCGATGTGGACGCTTTGGCTGGTTCCTCGACGGTGGCTACGTTGTTGCCCGCCTGCGATCTGTCGACTCGGCAGCCGCTGGCCCCGGCGCGGCGGTTGCTTGATGCCGGGGCGACGGTCGCGTTGGCGAGCAACGCGAACCCGGGTAGCTCGTATACGACCTCGATGGCGTTCTGCGTGGCTACGGCGGTGTTGCAGATGGGCTTGTCGATCGATGAGGCCGTTTGGGCTGCTACGGCGGGTGGGGCGCGGGCTTTGCGACGGGAGGACGTGGGGTACGTGCGGGCGGGGGCACGGGCGGACCTGCATGTGCTGGACGCGCCTTCGGTGACGCATTTGGCTTATCGGCCCGGGGTGCCACTGACCTGGGCGGTGTGGCGTCGGGGCGTGCTGGTGGGGAGCGGTCCGGGTCACGAGTCCAGGTAG
- a CDS encoding formimidoylglutamate deiminase: MTAFWCERAWLPDGVADGVLLEVSGGRIESVIPGAPKAGSVLHGLTVPGMANGHSHAFHRALRGRTHHDRGTFWTWRERMYALAERLDPDSYYRLARGVYAEMVLAGFTSVGEFHYLHHAPGGKPYDDPNAMSHALARAAVDAGIRLTLLDTCYLAGGFGVEPDVHQQRFSDGDADGWAVRAGAFRPESELVRVGAAVHSVRAVPAEQLPVVAEWAGERPLHVHLSEQRAENQDCLAYHGKTPTALLGDAGVLGASTVAVHATHLTESDIGLLGRMRSRACFCPTTERDLGDGIGPARELADAGVHLGLGTDSHAVVDAFEETRALELNDRLRAEARGRFTVDELLAAATDHEAIGWAECGRLAPGAAADFVTVDLGSVRTAGGEPEGVWFTASAPDVTDVVVDGRFVVRSRAHQLIERPEAELAEEMGNLWRAH; this comes from the coding sequence ATGACCGCATTCTGGTGCGAGCGAGCGTGGCTGCCGGACGGGGTGGCCGACGGTGTGCTGCTGGAGGTGTCCGGTGGTCGGATCGAGTCGGTCATTCCGGGGGCGCCGAAGGCCGGTTCGGTCCTTCATGGACTGACCGTGCCGGGCATGGCCAACGGGCATTCGCACGCGTTCCACCGCGCGCTGCGCGGCCGGACGCACCACGATCGCGGGACCTTCTGGACCTGGCGTGAGCGGATGTACGCGCTCGCCGAGCGGCTGGACCCGGACAGCTACTACCGGCTCGCACGCGGGGTCTACGCGGAGATGGTGCTCGCCGGGTTCACCAGCGTCGGCGAGTTCCACTACCTGCACCACGCGCCGGGCGGAAAGCCCTACGACGACCCGAACGCGATGAGCCACGCGCTCGCGCGGGCCGCCGTGGACGCCGGAATCCGGCTGACCCTGCTCGACACCTGTTATCTGGCAGGCGGTTTCGGGGTCGAACCGGACGTGCACCAGCAGCGGTTCAGCGACGGTGACGCGGACGGTTGGGCGGTGCGAGCCGGTGCGTTCCGGCCGGAGAGCGAGCTGGTCCGGGTGGGCGCGGCCGTGCATTCGGTGCGCGCGGTGCCCGCCGAGCAACTGCCGGTGGTCGCCGAATGGGCGGGGGAGCGGCCGCTGCACGTCCATCTGTCCGAGCAGCGTGCGGAGAACCAGGACTGCTTGGCGTACCACGGGAAAACCCCGACCGCGCTGCTCGGTGACGCCGGTGTGCTGGGTGCGTCGACGGTGGCCGTGCACGCCACGCACCTGACCGAATCCGACATCGGGCTGCTCGGCCGCATGCGTTCACGCGCCTGCTTCTGCCCGACCACGGAACGGGATCTCGGCGACGGGATCGGGCCCGCGCGGGAACTCGCCGACGCGGGTGTCCACTTGGGACTGGGCACCGACAGCCACGCCGTGGTGGACGCCTTCGAGGAAACCAGGGCGCTGGAGTTGAACGACCGGCTGCGCGCGGAGGCACGTGGCCGGTTCACCGTGGACGAACTGCTGGCCGCGGCGACCGATCACGAGGCGATCGGATGGGCGGAATGCGGCCGGCTGGCGCCGGGCGCGGCGGCGGATTTTGTCACCGTCGATCTGGGGTCCGTGCGGACGGCGGGCGGGGAGCCGGAGGGCGTGTGGTTCACCGCGTCCGCGCCGGACGTCACGGACGTGGTGGTGGACGGGCGGTTCGTGGTGCGGTCGCGGGCGCACCAGCTGATCGAGCGCCCGGAAGCGGAACTGGCCGAGGAGATGGGAAACCTGTGGCGAGCACACTGA